AAAGTTTAAAATTCACCACATCAGGGAGAATATTTTTCCCAGGGTGACTGTCAAATACAGGAAGGAGTTAGTGGCCCTCGGCTGTCGCGTAGATGTTTCCAAGGGAGGAGGGCACGTTTCTCCCGGCGAGTGGAAAGAAATGTTAGATGATCCTAAATTTTTAATTTTGGATGTTCGTAATAATTACGAAACCAAAATAGGGCACTTTGAGAACGCTGTTCTTCCAGATATATCCACCTTTAGAGAATTTCCTGACTACGCAGACAAGCTCTCCAAAGAATACGACCCAGCGACAACCCCCGTAATGATGTATTGTACTGGAGGGATCCGCTGCGAGTTGTATTCTTCCTTGCTTAAAGACAGAGGATTCAAGGAAGTTTACCAGCTAGACGGCGGGGTTATCGCATACGGAAATCAAATTGGTGATGACAAGTGGAGGGGTAAACTTTTTGTTTTTGATGATAGGTTAGCCATTCCAATTGATGAAAAAGCGCCACCTAGAGATCCTATTGTTCAGTGTTCTTCGTGCGGAAAATTAAGCGACCTCTATTATAACTGTGCAAACGCAGATTGTAATACACTGTTTCTAAGTTGTCCTGATTGTGTGCGGACATCCAGAGGATGTTGTAGTGAGCAGTGCCGAAATTCTCCAAGAGTCCGCTCCTTTGATGAAAACAGAGGCAATAAGCCTTTCAGAAGAGCCCACCTGGAGAAAATAGCAGTAGCCTCCGAACAATAAGAAACGAGTGCCTGCGTTTTTATTCCCTGCTTGTTGGGAGAGGCTTGTGTTACAGTCTCTCTCGCTCTTCAAAATCTGATATCTGAATCCAGAAAAAACTTGCCATTACCGTTTCTTTTAAAGACAACTTTCTGATGGGAAAGATCGTTTTCCTTAAGCAAGGAATCTAATATTTTTACCGCAGCACTAGCCTCTTCTCCCCCAATGCAAAGAACGCAAACACTCTCCCCTCTCTCCAATCCTTCTCGAACAGCATTCACCGTTTGACACAATGCCCCATTAAGAGAAGTGTCAGAATCTTCATCAGATAAATTTGCCCGCACAACGGAGAAACAAAAAGAGAACATTCTTAAAGAAAAATCTTTCTTGAAAACCACGGGTATAACACGAGTTACCCTGGGCAACAAAGCAACAACCTTATTTAACTCTTTTTCGTTGTCTACACAGCAAAAAAAGCAAGATTTCGGAGATGCATGCAACCGAAAATGCTTAATGAAATGATGTTGCAGAAAAATGTCACAAAGCAGTCTATATAAGTTCTCTCTCCAAAAGAAGAGGTACCCTAAGCTTAATAAGGCAACCGCCCATCCGATAAGAGAAAAACTCTTTCCCGGATCTAACTGCAGAACGTTACCGAGAACCCAAATAACCAAAGAAGTTAGCAAAACCCCGAAGAAGTCCAAAAAATTATTTGCAGCCAAGATTCTACCCCTCTTATGTTCTGGACTAACGTACTGAACGTAAGCGTGCAAAGGAACTTGATAAAAACCACCGAAAATACCAAGGAAAAACAAGCACAAAACCAAAGAAAAAATTGTTGGAGAGAAATGCAACCCCACTAAGAATCCGCCTATCCCAACCCCAGCCAATGGTGTATACGCGAGCTCTATATTCCTCCCTGAGACTAACCCAGCAAGATAGGAACCTAACCCGACCCCAATAGCCACCATAGGAAAAAGATACCCTCCGTAGTGCTCTGGTAAACCCAAATCAAACTGAACAAAAGGCACTATTTCTAGTTGAACATAAGCGCCTATAAGAAGGAAAAATGAACCTAGAAAAATCGCAGAAGTTAGATAACGAATATGTACAGTGGATCTTAGCGTCACCCAGATCTCTTTGAAATTAAATACTTGTATCTTCTGGTTTTTATTTTCGACCCGGCTCCTAGATATATAGAATGCCATAATTGCCCCCACCAAAGAAAAGATCACGGTGAAAGAACTTATAAAGACATATTTTTCAGCTCCCGAGCCCCCTGTAATTCCGCAAAATACAGAGGCCAAACAAGAACCTAAAATACTTGCTGAATACGTTGCAGCCGTCATGATCCCGTTTGCACGAGATAGTTGCTCTACAGGCAATATTTCTGGTAATATACCGAGCTTGGCTGGGCCGAAAACGGCTGTGTGAGAAGCCATCAGCACTAAGACGAAATATCCTCCCCACTCAGATTGTATATAAAATAGAAAGGTTCCGAGGCAGGTACAAAAAACCTCTACAGCTCTAGTAAGTAAAATGATGTTTCTTTTTCTAAACCGGTCAGCCAGAGACCCTGCAAAAGGCGCCAACAAAAGAAACGGCAAAGCGAAACATAAACTGACAATAGACAGCACCTTTGTGCTTTCCTGAGGAGACTTATCCTTTACGAGAAAAAAGACCAACAGAAACTTGTACAAATTGTCATTCAATACTGTGAGAAAATGAGTTATAACTAAAGATTTAAAAGATATCTCTCTGGATGTTTTCATGTCTTACAAAGAAAATAATGTTTTTTTTAGTAACTCCCTTCACCATCTACTGGCAAAGCTCTCCGTAGATCTATTTTCTACAAGGCAAGAACCCTTTTCCAGAAGGCGAATTCTCGTACCAACCATAGAGATCAGTAACTGGGTCCAAAGTGAGCTCCTATCCGCTTCGTCGAACCGGACCGTCCTTGGCTCTA
This sequence is a window from Chlamydiifrater volucris. Protein-coding genes within it:
- a CDS encoding rhodanese-related sulfurtransferase, whose translation is MKKDYYALAYYLFTKVEDPHLEVALHKELFRGMDVSCRIYISEEGINGQFSGFLPDAEAYMAWLKKRPAFSSVKFKIHHIRENIFPRVTVKYRKELVALGCRVDVSKGGGHVSPGEWKEMLDDPKFLILDVRNNYETKIGHFENAVLPDISTFREFPDYADKLSKEYDPATTPVMMYCTGGIRCELYSSLLKDRGFKEVYQLDGGVIAYGNQIGDDKWRGKLFVFDDRLAIPIDEKAPPRDPIVQCSSCGKLSDLYYNCANADCNTLFLSCPDCVRTSRGCCSEQCRNSPRVRSFDENRGNKPFRRAHLEKIAVASEQ
- a CDS encoding MFS transporter, translated to MKTSREISFKSLVITHFLTVLNDNLYKFLLVFFLVKDKSPQESTKVLSIVSLCFALPFLLLAPFAGSLADRFRKRNIILLTRAVEVFCTCLGTFLFYIQSEWGGYFVLVLMASHTAVFGPAKLGILPEILPVEQLSRANGIMTAATYSASILGSCLASVFCGITGGSGAEKYVFISSFTVIFSLVGAIMAFYISRSRVENKNQKIQVFNFKEIWVTLRSTVHIRYLTSAIFLGSFFLLIGAYVQLEIVPFVQFDLGLPEHYGGYLFPMVAIGVGLGSYLAGLVSGRNIELAYTPLAGVGIGGFLVGLHFSPTIFSLVLCLFFLGIFGGFYQVPLHAYVQYVSPEHKRGRILAANNFLDFFGVLLTSLVIWVLGNVLQLDPGKSFSLIGWAVALLSLGYLFFWRENLYRLLCDIFLQHHFIKHFRLHASPKSCFFCCVDNEKELNKVVALLPRVTRVIPVVFKKDFSLRMFSFCFSVVRANLSDEDSDTSLNGALCQTVNAVREGLERGESVCVLCIGGEEASAAVKILDSLLKENDLSHQKVVFKRNGNGKFFLDSDIRF